The Nitrospira sp. genomic sequence GCCACGCTGGGTTTGGAAGCTCTGGTAGACCTTGAGGGGGTCGACAATCCGCCATTTGGCGTAGTTATCAAGAAGAAGGGTTTTCTTATCCTGCGTGATCACATCTTGCGCCTCTGAGTCATAGTCCAGCAAGCGCTTATCGAAGTAGGTGACCTCTTGAATAAACGGCACTTTGACATAGAGCCCCGGCTCGGTGAGATTGCGTTTCGGTTTCCCGAGTTCGACCACAATCGCGTTCTGGGTGATATCGACGATGAAGAGCGGTGAGGCCCCGAGTAAAAACAGGCCTCCGACAACGACGAGCACTGCGATAGTCAGGCCTTGCTTCGTCATGGCTTCTGCTCCTCCGCGGAAGCGTTGGTGCGCGACTTGAGTCGATCGAGCGGGAGATAGGGGAGGACGCGCTCTCCGCCTTTTCCGTCGATGATCACCTTGTCGATATTGGGCAAAATCTCTTCCATCGTTTCAATATAGAGTCGCTTGCTGATGATGTCTTTGGCTTGGTTGTATTCTTTGAGCGTGGCGACGAACCGGTTGGCTTCTCCCTGTGCGCGATTCAGTCGCGCCTGGGCGTAGCCCTTGGCCTGGTTCACGACCTGCGCCGCTTCGCCTTTGGCTTTGGGCAGAATGTCGTTGCGATAGCTTTGAGACTGGTTGATCAGTTTCTCCCGATCTTCCTTCGCATTCGTCACATCCTTGAACGCAGCCGCCACGGCTTCGGGAGGACTGACATCCTGGAGTTGGATGGCTGCGATCTGGACGCCGCACTGATACTGGTCGAGAAGGGACTGGAGAAGGACCATGGTATCTTGCTGGATTTGGGCTTTGCCGGTCGTCAAGGCTTCGTCGATCTTACCCTTACCGACCACTTCCCGCATGGCGGCCTCGGCGGCTTTGCCGATCGTCTCGTGGATTTCTGCGACGCTGAACAGATAGTTCGCAGACTCCTTAATCTTATATTGCACGATGAACTCAATGGCCAGGATGTTCAT encodes the following:
- the hflK gene encoding FtsH protease activity modulator HflK encodes the protein MVWNPNDPWNKKNDKLDDALKQAQSQLQGLIPSGGMKGLLLVGLLVFVAWQSAFIVAPDEEGVVKRFGIPVRTVGPGPHGKIPLIESVLQPKVEKLHRIEVGFRTDRQGRQQMLAQEALMLTGDMNILAIEFIVQYKIKESANYLFSVAEIHETIGKAAEAAMREVVGKGKIDEALTTGKAQIQQDTMVLLQSLLDQYQCGVQIAAIQLQDVSPPEAVAAAFKDVTNAKEDREKLINQSQSYRNDILPKAKGEAAQVVNQAKGYAQARLNRAQGEANRFVATLKEYNQAKDIISKRLYIETMEEILPNIDKVIIDGKGGERVLPYLPLDRLKSRTNASAEEQKP